The Acidimicrobiales bacterium genome includes a window with the following:
- a CDS encoding NfeD family protein gives MWAIAGVLLGLVAVASLVGFHAGPHSHAFAGGVGLVAAVWLVVMALTGQSGPLLWLFFGADVAVSAAVGTAAWKGLQAAHQVPAVQPTRLEGAHGHALVDLNPEGTVRVRGETWSARSLNGRIAAGSEVQVINAKGVRLEVWGEGNVGHPPFALGDAGLDDSSDNGRTASS, from the coding sequence ATGTGGGCGATCGCCGGCGTGCTGCTCGGACTTGTCGCCGTCGCGTCGCTCGTCGGCTTCCACGCCGGGCCGCACAGCCACGCCTTCGCCGGCGGGGTCGGCCTCGTCGCCGCGGTGTGGCTGGTGGTGATGGCCCTCACCGGGCAGTCGGGGCCGCTGCTCTGGCTCTTCTTCGGCGCCGACGTCGCCGTCTCCGCCGCGGTCGGCACCGCGGCCTGGAAGGGGCTGCAGGCCGCCCACCAGGTCCCCGCCGTGCAGCCGACGCGCCTCGAGGGCGCGCACGGCCACGCGCTCGTCGACCTTAACCCCGAGGGCACCGTGCGGGTGCGCGGCGAGACCTGGTCGGCGCGCTCGCTGAACGGGCGCATCGCCGCGGGGAGCGAGGTGCAGGTGATCAACGCCAAAGGGGTGCGCCTCGAGGTGTGGGGCGAGGGCAACGTCGGGCACCCGCCCTTCGCCCTCGGTGATGCCGGGCTCGACGACAGCTCGGACAATGGGAGGACGGCTTCATCATGA
- a CDS encoding ArsA-related P-loop ATPase, with translation MSPAEAPRRGARASAPSLLLEGLLSTKEVLIACGAGGVGKTTTTAALAAGAALRAPVRVLVITVDPARRLADALGLDGLGDEARPVPAAAFGATRPKGELFAAMLDTKQSWDALVTRHAPSREVAGQILANPFYVNLTQRFARSHEYIAMERLYELYAEGRYDLIVVDTPPALGALDFVDAPEKMAEFFSSRLLRWLTAPARSRLVGLASRPFTQLADRILGSQLLEELAVFFNLFQSMYPGFVARAHAVSALLREPQTTFMVVTSPEPVPVREARAFVGALAERRLHLGLVVANKALPAAFAARGALRTAEALQGDAAPLAERISRALPGSFPDGERLARVLAEVGAGFCNFAQVATREQQLIDELAAEAEQVVRVPHLMRDVTDLGGLLEIAEHLFD, from the coding sequence GTGAGCCCCGCCGAGGCGCCCCGCCGGGGGGCGCGCGCTAGCGCGCCCTCGCTCCTCCTCGAGGGGCTGCTGTCGACCAAGGAGGTCCTCATCGCCTGCGGGGCGGGCGGGGTCGGCAAGACGACGACGACCGCGGCGCTCGCCGCGGGGGCGGCGCTGCGCGCCCCGGTGCGCGTCCTCGTGATCACCGTCGACCCGGCGCGCCGACTCGCCGATGCCCTCGGCCTCGACGGCCTCGGCGACGAGGCGCGGCCCGTGCCGGCGGCGGCGTTCGGCGCGACCCGCCCGAAGGGCGAGCTCTTCGCCGCGATGCTCGACACCAAGCAGTCCTGGGACGCCCTCGTGACGCGCCACGCGCCGAGCCGCGAGGTCGCCGGGCAGATCCTCGCCAACCCCTTCTACGTCAACCTCACCCAGCGCTTCGCGCGCAGCCACGAGTACATCGCGATGGAGCGCCTCTACGAGCTCTACGCCGAGGGGCGCTACGACCTCATCGTCGTCGACACGCCCCCCGCGCTCGGCGCCCTCGACTTCGTCGACGCCCCGGAGAAGATGGCCGAGTTCTTCTCCTCGCGGCTCTTGCGCTGGCTCACTGCGCCGGCGCGCTCGCGCCTCGTCGGCCTCGCCTCGCGCCCGTTCACCCAGCTCGCCGACCGCATCCTCGGCAGCCAGCTCCTCGAGGAGCTGGCGGTCTTCTTCAACCTCTTCCAGTCGATGTACCCGGGCTTCGTCGCGCGCGCGCACGCCGTCTCGGCGCTTTTGCGCGAGCCGCAGACGACCTTCATGGTGGTGACGAGCCCCGAGCCCGTCCCGGTCCGCGAGGCGCGCGCCTTCGTCGGTGCGCTCGCCGAGCGGCGGCTGCACCTCGGCCTCGTGGTGGCGAACAAGGCCCTGCCGGCGGCCTTCGCCGCCCGCGGCGCGCTGCGCACCGCCGAGGCGCTGCAGGGGGACGCCGCGCCGCTCGCCGAGCGAATCTCCCGGGCACTGCCGGGAAGCTTCCCCGACGGCGAGCGCCTGGCGCGGGTGCTCGCCGAGGTGGGCGCGGGCTTCTGCAACTTCGCGCAGGTGGCGACGCGCGAGCAGCAGCTGATCGACGAGCTCGCGGCCGAGGCCGAGCAGGTCGTGCGGGTACCGCACCTGATGCGCGACGTCACCGACCTCGGCGGCCTGCTGGAGATCGCCGAGCACCTCTTCGACTAG
- a CDS encoding ArsA family ATPase, protein MSGLLDHRLLFVTGKGGVGRTTVASALGILASGAGKRALVCEMEPRGDLARALECGPLSYTPRAVAPRLSAMVMDTEAALGEYLRLHLHLPVFTRLAPVAQALDFVAAAAPGVREVLTIGKLCYEVREGHYDLVVVDATASGHIVGHFAAPVALSELVRVGPVRSETQWMLELLGDAARTGVVVVATPEEMPVNEALELTGRLEEETGVALAAVVANRVLPELFSRGEEEDFEALRRPEALLLVEEALGGEVAAVLEGAALAVGIRRAGASHLARLAAALPAGVPLLHLPYLFGRAHGPRAVHRVAELLGEELSSS, encoded by the coding sequence GTGAGCGGCCTCCTCGACCACCGGCTGCTGTTCGTCACGGGCAAGGGCGGGGTCGGGAGGACCACCGTGGCGAGCGCCCTCGGCATCCTCGCGAGCGGCGCGGGCAAGCGGGCCCTCGTCTGCGAGATGGAGCCGCGCGGCGACCTCGCGCGCGCCCTCGAGTGCGGCCCCCTCTCCTACACGCCCCGCGCCGTCGCCCCCCGCCTCTCGGCGATGGTGATGGACACCGAGGCGGCGCTCGGCGAGTACCTCCGCCTCCACCTGCACCTCCCGGTCTTCACCCGCCTCGCACCCGTCGCGCAGGCGCTCGACTTCGTCGCCGCCGCGGCGCCCGGCGTGCGCGAGGTGCTCACCATCGGCAAGCTCTGCTACGAGGTGCGCGAGGGCCACTACGACCTCGTCGTCGTCGACGCCACCGCGTCGGGGCACATCGTCGGGCACTTCGCGGCGCCCGTCGCCCTCTCCGAGCTCGTGCGCGTCGGGCCGGTGCGCTCCGAGACGCAGTGGATGCTCGAGCTGCTCGGCGACGCGGCGCGCACCGGGGTGGTCGTCGTCGCGACCCCCGAGGAGATGCCGGTGAACGAGGCGCTCGAGCTCACCGGTCGCCTCGAGGAGGAGACCGGGGTGGCGCTCGCCGCGGTGGTCGCCAACCGCGTCCTTCCCGAGCTGTTCAGCCGCGGCGAGGAGGAGGACTTCGAGGCGCTGCGCCGCCCCGAGGCCCTCCTCCTTGTCGAGGAGGCGCTCGGCGGCGAGGTCGCCGCCGTCCTCGAGGGGGCGGCGCTCGCCGTCGGGATCCGCCGCGCCGGCGCCAGCCACCTCGCCCGCCTCGCCGCCGCGCTGCCGGCTGGGGTGCCGCTGCTGCACCTCCCGTACCTGTTCGGGCGGGCGCACGGGCCGCGTGCCGTGCACCGCGTCGCCGAGCTGCTCGGCGAGGAGCTCTCCTCCTCGTGA
- a CDS encoding DUF3107 domain-containing protein: MDLRIGIIQAPRELDIELAEGESQDAVHGRIDKALADSDGVLWLTDKRGRQVAVPVARIAYVEIGADDARRVGFGAS; the protein is encoded by the coding sequence GTGGACCTGCGGATCGGCATCATCCAGGCACCGAGAGAGCTCGACATCGAGCTCGCCGAAGGCGAGAGCCAGGACGCCGTGCACGGGCGCATCGACAAGGCCCTCGCCGACAGCGACGGGGTGCTGTGGCTGACCGACAAGCGGGGCCGCCAGGTCGCGGTCCCGGTGGCGCGCATCGCCTACGTCGAGATCGGCGCCGACGACGCCCGCCGCGTCGGCTTCGGGGCGTCGTAG